One window of the Ureibacillus sp. FSL W7-1570 genome contains the following:
- a CDS encoding sirohydrochlorin chelatase: MTKAILFVGHGSKLEAGNEEVREFVKQTRELIDSSLLVETCFLEFAEPTISQGIKICIEKGASEIYVMPIILLHAGHSKIHIPAEIVEAQEKYPHVKFTYGEVVGIHEDIFQILLERLQEIGFDTQAKHEDTAILLIARGGSDEYANGDFFKITRLLWEKLNVQVVEGAFMGVTEPLVEEGIERCIKLGAKKIIMLPYFLFTGILMERMKSYCERFKEQYPEINIEIAHYFGYHPRLKSVIIERMVQALSGHSNGDKDIQNVQKLMEKGLISHHHHHHEHEHEHHHGHKHHHHDYKGCNVQLDEKMEVKP; encoded by the coding sequence ATGACGAAAGCTATTTTATTTGTAGGACATGGAAGTAAGCTTGAAGCAGGGAATGAAGAAGTAAGAGAATTTGTAAAGCAAACAAGAGAATTAATTGATTCAAGTCTACTAGTAGAAACATGTTTTTTAGAATTTGCTGAACCAACGATTTCTCAAGGTATTAAGATTTGCATCGAAAAAGGTGCCAGTGAAATCTATGTAATGCCGATCATCTTGCTCCATGCAGGACATTCTAAAATTCATATTCCCGCAGAAATTGTAGAGGCGCAAGAAAAATATCCCCATGTGAAATTTACTTATGGTGAAGTTGTGGGAATTCATGAAGATATTTTTCAAATTTTACTGGAACGTCTACAAGAAATCGGTTTTGATACCCAGGCAAAACATGAAGATACAGCCATTTTATTAATTGCCCGGGGAGGAAGCGATGAATATGCCAATGGTGATTTTTTCAAGATTACAAGACTGCTATGGGAGAAGTTAAATGTTCAAGTAGTGGAAGGAGCTTTTATGGGAGTGACAGAACCATTGGTTGAAGAAGGGATTGAACGATGTATAAAGCTTGGTGCTAAAAAAATCATCATGCTTCCATATTTTCTATTTACGGGCATATTAATGGAGCGGATGAAATCCTATTGTGAACGCTTCAAAGAACAATATCCCGAAATAAACATTGAAATTGCCCATTATTTTGGATACCATCCCCGATTAAAATCTGTCATTATTGAACGAATGGTACAAGCATTATCCGGGCATTCGAACGGTGATAAAGATATACAAAATGTTCAAAAGTTAATGGAAAAGGGGCTCATTTCCCACCATCACCATCACCATGAGCATGAACATGAACATCACCATGGTCATAAACATCATCATCATGATTACAAAGGTTGTAACGTCCAACTTGATGAAAAAATGGAAGTGAAACCATGA
- the cobK gene encoding precorrin-6A reductase, protein MILFLAGTSDARELAVLLKKEGFPLMATVVTESAAKSLVDKGIEVKVGRLNYEKMYEFSREIGVTMIVDASHPFAEEAHKTAKWVAEQLNIPYIRYEREKLQLEQDFIKFVSSYEEAAELAAKKKGVVMLTTGSKTLEIFANKLLPLNDVRVICRMLPRIDNMQKCEQLGFPQKNIVAMQGPFSKELNIALFKHFGVTLMITKESGKVGAVDEKIEAAKELGIETIVIKRPIIQFGHVFSEMEEIVNWIKNQRNEGAL, encoded by the coding sequence ATGATTTTATTTCTTGCTGGGACAAGTGATGCACGTGAATTGGCTGTTTTGTTAAAAAAGGAAGGCTTCCCCCTAATGGCTACCGTAGTAACAGAATCTGCAGCCAAAAGTCTTGTTGATAAAGGCATAGAAGTAAAAGTTGGTAGATTAAATTATGAAAAAATGTACGAATTTTCAAGGGAAATCGGGGTGACAATGATTGTAGATGCCAGTCATCCCTTTGCCGAAGAAGCACATAAAACGGCAAAATGGGTTGCCGAACAATTAAATATCCCCTATATCCGCTATGAGAGGGAAAAATTGCAGCTTGAACAGGATTTTATCAAATTTGTTTCATCCTATGAAGAGGCAGCGGAACTTGCAGCAAAGAAAAAAGGAGTTGTCATGCTCACAACAGGCAGTAAAACGCTGGAAATCTTCGCAAATAAATTATTGCCGCTGAATGATGTTCGCGTGATTTGCAGAATGCTTCCCCGAATCGATAATATGCAAAAATGCGAGCAGCTCGGCTTCCCCCAAAAAAATATAGTGGCAATGCAAGGCCCTTTTTCAAAAGAGTTGAATATTGCCTTATTTAAGCATTTCGGTGTGACACTCATGATTACAAAAGAAAGCGGCAAAGTTGGTGCGGTCGATGAAAAAATAGAAGCTGCAAAGGAACTTGGGATTGAAACGATTGTCATTAAAAGGCCAATTATACAATTTGGTCATGTATTTAGTGAAATGGAGGAAATTGTAAATTGGATAAAAAATCAAAGAAATGAGGGTGCATTATGA
- a CDS encoding precorrin-8X methylmutase has product MNFKPITVDPDKIYDYSFAIIEEEMGEHHFSDMEWQVVRRIIHASADFELGRSVVFSHGAVEAGVKAIREGKHVIADVQMIVSGSGRKRFQKYGGDLHCYISDEDVSQEAKEEGVTRAIMSMRKAAREHEGGIYVIGNAPTALLELIRLVKEGIAKPDLIIGMPVGFVSAAESKEELLKLEGIPYITNIGRKGGSTVTVAALNAISILADQV; this is encoded by the coding sequence ATGAATTTTAAACCGATTACGGTAGATCCGGATAAGATTTATGATTATAGTTTTGCCATTATCGAAGAAGAAATGGGAGAACATCACTTTTCAGACATGGAATGGCAAGTTGTTCGCCGAATCATCCATGCTTCGGCTGACTTTGAATTAGGAAGAAGTGTTGTATTTTCACATGGTGCTGTTGAAGCGGGCGTTAAAGCAATCCGGGAAGGAAAACATGTAATTGCCGATGTCCAAATGATTGTCAGCGGCTCAGGACGGAAACGATTCCAAAAATATGGCGGAGATCTGCATTGTTATATCAGTGATGAAGATGTGTCACAAGAAGCGAAAGAAGAGGGAGTTACTCGGGCTATTATGTCAATGAGAAAAGCCGCTCGTGAACATGAAGGAGGTATATATGTAATAGGCAATGCACCTACTGCATTGTTGGAATTAATTCGTCTTGTTAAGGAAGGCATTGCAAAACCTGACTTAATCATCGGGATGCCTGTTGGCTTTGTTTCAGCAGCTGAGTCGAAGGAGGAGCTGTTGAAACTCGAAGGGATTCCATATATTACGAATATCGGCCGTAAAGGCGGCAGCACTGTAACCGTAGCTGCTTTAAATGCTATTTCAATATTAGCTGATCAGGTGTAA
- a CDS encoding cobalt-precorrin-5B (C(1))-methyltransferase, with protein sequence MQKTKRKSTSELREGYTTGSCATACAKAALIALITKQVQKRVMIHLPIGKDVEFLIEDCNMGDFEVTCSTIKDGGDDPDATHGAIIQATVSWREDREIFIDGGKGVGRVTKPGLPIKVGLAAINPVPRKMIQTEIENVLKHFEIEKGVNVIISVPDGEEIAKKTLNSRLGIIGGISILGTRGTVVPFSNAAYMASIVQAISVAKASGCEHLVFTTGGRSEKFAMSMFSDLPEVAFIEMGDFVGFAMKHCKKIGIPKVSLVGMMGKFSKLARGSMMLHSKGSQVSFEFLASIAKECGAANESIVKILQANTANEVGEIMRELGCKTFFDKISEHCCKEVIKHVEGGLIVSTAIYSMNGELLGKAENIDAY encoded by the coding sequence ATGCAGAAAACAAAGAGAAAGAGTACATCTGAACTACGGGAAGGTTATACAACGGGTTCTTGTGCAACAGCTTGTGCAAAAGCGGCACTAATTGCTTTAATCACAAAACAAGTACAAAAGAGGGTAATGATACATCTGCCAATTGGAAAAGATGTTGAATTTCTAATAGAAGATTGCAACATGGGAGACTTTGAAGTGACGTGTTCAACAATTAAAGACGGCGGGGACGATCCTGATGCAACCCATGGCGCTATTATTCAAGCAACAGTTTCTTGGAGAGAGGACAGGGAAATTTTTATCGATGGCGGCAAAGGAGTAGGCAGGGTCACAAAACCCGGATTGCCGATTAAAGTGGGACTTGCAGCCATTAATCCCGTTCCACGGAAAATGATTCAAACGGAAATTGAAAACGTATTAAAACATTTTGAGATTGAAAAAGGGGTAAATGTTATCATTTCTGTTCCCGATGGTGAAGAAATTGCCAAAAAAACATTAAATAGCCGTCTCGGAATCATTGGAGGAATTTCAATATTGGGAACAAGGGGAACGGTTGTTCCTTTTTCTAATGCTGCTTATATGGCAAGTATTGTACAAGCTATATCAGTGGCCAAAGCATCCGGTTGTGAGCATCTTGTTTTTACAACAGGTGGACGAAGCGAAAAATTTGCTATGAGCATGTTTTCCGATCTTCCTGAAGTTGCTTTTATTGAAATGGGCGATTTTGTGGGTTTTGCAATGAAACATTGCAAAAAAATCGGCATTCCAAAAGTTTCTTTGGTTGGAATGATGGGAAAATTTTCAAAACTTGCCCGAGGTTCGATGATGCTCCACTCAAAAGGTTCTCAAGTAAGTTTTGAATTTCTTGCTTCCATTGCTAAAGAATGTGGAGCTGCAAATGAAAGCATCGTAAAAATTCTTCAAGCGAACACAGCGAATGAAGTTGGGGAAATCATGAGAGAACTAGGATGCAAGACCTTTTTTGACAAAATATCGGAACATTGCTGTAAAGAAGTAATTAAACATGTGGAAGGCGGATTGATTGTTTCGACTGCGATTTATTCAATGAATGGAGAATTATTAGGAAAGGCGGAAAATATTGATGCCTATTAA
- the cbiE gene encoding precorrin-6y C5,15-methyltransferase (decarboxylating) subunit CbiE has protein sequence MPIKLIGIGDNGVHGLHPQLIEWIENAEVLVGGERLLSFFPNFKGEKIVLKTKIMRIVEQLGKRNQNIVILASGDPLFYGIGGLLSKKIPVEIYPYISSIQLAAAKFGISWQDAYFVSIHGRPIKGLAQKIDGKKKVFILTDENNSPNTLAKYLLEFGMTEYEAYIAENLQGEEERCRKMTLEEMEKSSFSPLNVVILVQTQEAKKWPLGIEDEEFYQRKPEKGLITKKEVRVLSVSALNLNPQSVVWDIGTCTGSVAIEAGKIAKEGKIYAIEKNEEDIANCLRNQKKFRVDFTVVHGKAPGGLDEFPDPDAIFIGGTGGNMEELLTVCCQRLKNDGRIVLNLATIENLYESIKILNRLGFHTEVTQVQIARSKPILSLTRLAPLNPVFIVSAKRKEDGNE, from the coding sequence ATGCCTATTAAATTGATTGGAATTGGAGACAACGGTGTACATGGACTTCATCCCCAATTAATTGAGTGGATTGAAAATGCGGAAGTTCTTGTTGGAGGAGAAAGACTCTTATCATTTTTCCCAAATTTTAAAGGTGAAAAAATCGTATTAAAAACCAAAATAATGAGGATAGTTGAACAACTTGGAAAAAGGAATCAGAACATTGTGATTCTAGCTTCCGGAGATCCCTTGTTTTATGGCATAGGCGGACTTTTATCAAAAAAAATCCCGGTTGAAATCTATCCCTATATCAGTTCAATACAACTTGCAGCGGCAAAATTTGGAATCAGTTGGCAAGATGCCTATTTTGTCAGCATACATGGACGCCCAATAAAAGGTCTTGCTCAAAAAATCGATGGAAAAAAGAAAGTGTTTATATTAACAGATGAAAATAATTCCCCAAATACTCTAGCAAAATATTTGCTAGAGTTTGGTATGACTGAGTATGAAGCTTATATTGCTGAAAACTTGCAAGGGGAAGAGGAGCGTTGCAGAAAAATGACGTTGGAAGAAATGGAGAAATCCAGTTTCTCTCCATTAAATGTTGTGATTTTAGTTCAAACTCAAGAAGCAAAAAAATGGCCGCTTGGCATTGAAGATGAAGAGTTTTATCAACGAAAGCCGGAAAAAGGATTAATAACGAAAAAGGAAGTTCGTGTATTATCCGTTAGCGCTTTGAATTTAAACCCACAAAGCGTTGTGTGGGATATCGGGACATGCACCGGTTCTGTCGCGATTGAAGCTGGGAAAATTGCAAAAGAAGGAAAGATATATGCCATTGAAAAAAATGAAGAAGACATCGCAAACTGTCTCCGTAATCAAAAAAAATTTCGGGTGGATTTCACGGTAGTACACGGAAAAGCGCCGGGAGGCCTTGATGAGTTTCCCGATCCGGATGCCATTTTCATTGGTGGTACAGGCGGCAACATGGAGGAATTATTAACTGTATGTTGTCAAAGGTTGAAAAATGATGGACGCATCGTGTTAAATCTAGCAACAATCGAAAACTTATATGAATCAATCAAGATATTAAACAGATTAGGATTCCATACAGAAGTTACCCAAGTACAAATCGCAAGAAGTAAACCGATTTTATCATTGACCCGGTTAGCTCCATTAAATCCCGTGTTTATTGTAAGTGCAAAACGAAAGGAAGATGGAAATGAATAA
- the cobI gene encoding precorrin-2 C(20)-methyltransferase, giving the protein MNKGTLYGIGVGPGDPELITLKAFRTLQECPVIAYPKKMRGSKSYAYKIAEVFIRPEEKEMLGLIFPMTKDEEVLKREWNKAVDEIYGKIANGKDVAFVTEGDPLLYSTFIHLMKLMSEKYPDVKIQAVPGISSINGAASCLNIPLADGDEQVAIIPANDDVDKMRKAIETHDAVVFLKVAKVIDLMLEILRDLGLENKAHVVTKVTSEEEIIWSIDELDGADLNYLTLMVVRK; this is encoded by the coding sequence ATGAATAAAGGGACTCTATACGGAATAGGTGTTGGACCTGGAGATCCTGAATTAATTACTTTAAAAGCTTTTCGCACACTTCAAGAATGTCCAGTCATTGCTTATCCAAAAAAAATGCGAGGTTCAAAAAGTTATGCATACAAAATTGCAGAAGTTTTTATACGGCCTGAAGAAAAGGAAATGTTGGGCCTAATATTTCCAATGACGAAAGATGAAGAAGTATTAAAAAGGGAATGGAATAAAGCCGTTGATGAAATCTATGGGAAAATTGCCAATGGAAAAGATGTGGCGTTTGTTACGGAAGGGGATCCGCTATTATATAGCACTTTTATTCATTTAATGAAGTTAATGAGCGAAAAATATCCAGATGTCAAAATTCAAGCAGTTCCTGGCATTTCCTCTATTAACGGTGCAGCTTCCTGTCTAAACATTCCTCTGGCTGATGGTGATGAACAAGTCGCGATTATACCTGCAAATGATGATGTCGATAAAATGAGAAAAGCGATTGAAACCCATGATGCTGTTGTATTTCTTAAAGTTGCAAAGGTCATAGATTTGATGCTGGAAATTCTTCGGGATTTGGGCTTGGAAAACAAAGCGCACGTAGTGACAAAAGTAACATCTGAAGAAGAAATAATCTGGAGCATCGATGAATTGGACGGTGCGGATTTAAATTATTTAACGTTAATGGTGGTGCGAAAATGA